ATCTGGCAACGCTCATCTTTGGTATTACCGCTGCTATGGAAGAGCAAAATGCGGCTGATGCGGCCTTTGATACCGAAAGCATCAATAACGTTAAAATCTCGCTCATGGGTCCTTTGGCAGGCATCGGAGACTCCTTTATCTGGGGTACTTTGCGCATTATTGCTACCGGTGTAGGTGTTAGCTTAGCTGCACAGGGCAATGTTTTGGGGCCTCTGCTCTTTTTGTTGCTGTTTAATATTCCTGCTCAGGGTCTACGCTTTTGGCTGATGCACGTGGGCTATAAGCTGGGTAGCGGGTTCTTGCAAAAGATACAAGAGAGCGGACTTATGACTACCCTTACCTATGGGGCGTCGGTTTTAGGTCTGATGGTAATTGGCTCCATGACGGCAGAAAACGTTTCTATAACGGTGCCGTTGACTATTGGCTCAGGAGATGCTGTGACAAGTTTGGGTGAAATTGTCAACACGATTATGCCGGGGCTCTTGCCGTTATCGTTTACCTTGCTTTTGTATTGGCTTGTGAGCAAAAAGCAGGTAAAGACAACAACGCTGTTAGTTGTGCTTGTTGGTATTGGTTTGGTGGGCTCATACTTTGGCATATTAGCTGCAGAATAGGGCTGTTTTAACTATGCGGGTGCTGGCGATAAATACCGGATACATTGTCGCGGCATCTGAAATGAGATTATATACAGGTGAAAGGACTCTTTTCGTGAGTGAATTAATGTTGTTTGATGAGGCGAAAAAGCGTGCGGGCTACAAAGGCGTATTGGCGCTGCGGCC
This region of Collinsella sp. zg1085 genomic DNA includes:
- a CDS encoding PTS system mannose/fructose/sorbose family transporter subunit IID; protein product: MTTKISKDGIEETPSLVAAHHKLTRADLNRVALRSCGLEWDWNYERQMNMGFCYCMLPVIEKLYDTPEDRSIAMQRHMEFFNTTPHLATLIFGITAAMEEQNAADAAFDTESINNVKISLMGPLAGIGDSFIWGTLRIIATGVGVSLAAQGNVLGPLLFLLLFNIPAQGLRFWLMHVGYKLGSGFLQKIQESGLMTTLTYGASVLGLMVIGSMTAENVSITVPLTIGSGDAVTSLGEIVNTIMPGLLPLSFTLLLYWLVSKKQVKTTTLLVVLVGIGLVGSYFGILAAE